Proteins encoded by one window of Superficieibacter sp. HKU1:
- a CDS encoding MFS transporter encodes MKHCCKNVVIVMPEPVAGPEPSGLRLNLRILSVAIFNFASYLTIGLPLAVLPGYVHDVMGFSAFWAGLVISLQYFATLLSRPHAGRYADLLGPKKIVVFGLCGCFLSGVSYLLAASGSGWPILSLALLCLGRVILGFGQSFAGTGSTLWGVGVVGSRHIGRVISWNGIVTYGAMAMGAPLGMLCYHWAGLRGLSLIIMAVALVALLCALPRAAVKASRGKPMSFRAVLGRVWLYGMALALASSGFGVIATFITLFYDAKGWDSAAFALTLFSCAFVGTRLLFPNAINRLGGLNVAMLCFVVEIAGLLLVGIAETPLLAKIGTLLTGAGFSLVFPALGVVAVKAVPQENQGSALATYTVFMDMSLGITGPLAGLLMTWAGVPVIYLASAGLVAVALLLGWRLKTRPPMLPPEAAA; translated from the coding sequence TTGAAACATTGTTGTAAAAATGTGGTGATCGTTATGCCTGAACCCGTCGCCGGGCCGGAGCCGAGCGGCTTACGCCTGAACCTGCGGATCCTGTCTGTCGCTATTTTTAACTTCGCAAGCTACCTCACTATCGGTCTGCCGCTGGCGGTCCTTCCCGGCTATGTGCATGATGTAATGGGATTCAGCGCTTTCTGGGCGGGGCTGGTCATCAGCCTGCAATATTTCGCTACCCTGCTTAGCCGTCCGCACGCCGGGCGCTACGCCGACCTGCTGGGACCAAAAAAAATCGTCGTCTTTGGCCTTTGCGGCTGTTTCCTCAGCGGCGTCAGCTATCTGCTGGCCGCCTCCGGCAGCGGCTGGCCCATCTTAAGCCTGGCGCTATTGTGTCTGGGGAGGGTGATCCTCGGCTTCGGGCAGAGTTTTGCCGGCACCGGTTCGACGCTGTGGGGCGTTGGTGTCGTCGGATCGCGGCATATCGGACGGGTGATTTCCTGGAACGGCATAGTGACCTACGGCGCGATGGCGATGGGCGCGCCGCTGGGCATGCTGTGTTATCACTGGGCGGGACTGCGCGGACTGTCGCTGATTATTATGGCGGTGGCGCTGGTCGCGCTGCTGTGTGCGTTGCCAAGAGCGGCGGTGAAAGCCAGCCGGGGGAAACCGATGTCGTTTCGCGCCGTGCTGGGCCGGGTATGGCTGTACGGCATGGCGCTGGCGCTGGCCTCGTCAGGCTTTGGCGTGATCGCCACGTTTATCACCCTGTTCTATGACGCAAAAGGCTGGGACAGCGCGGCGTTCGCCCTGACCCTGTTTAGCTGCGCCTTTGTGGGTACCCGCCTGCTGTTTCCGAACGCGATTAACCGGCTGGGCGGCCTGAACGTAGCGATGCTCTGCTTTGTGGTCGAAATCGCCGGGCTGTTGCTGGTGGGGATTGCGGAAACGCCGCTGCTGGCGAAAATCGGCACGCTGTTGACGGGGGCAGGCTTCTCGCTGGTCTTCCCGGCGCTGGGCGTCGTGGCCGTGAAGGCGGTACCGCAGGAGAATCAGGGATCGGCGCTGGCGACCTATACGGTATTTATGGATATGTCGCTGGGGATAACGGGACCGCTGGCCGGACTCCTGATGACCTGGGCGGGCGTACCGGTGATTTATCTGGCGTCGGCGGGGCTGGTGGCAGTCGCGTTATTACTGGGATGGCGGTTAAAAACACGGCCTCCGATGTTGCCACCGGAAGCCGCCGCGTGA
- a CDS encoding AI-2E family transporter, translating to MITPHPDKAGLHILLKLASLVIILAGIHAAADIIVQLLLAIFFAIVLNPLVTWFIRRGVKRPVAITIVVIVMMIVLTALFAVLAASLNDFIALLPKYNKELTGKVIYLQRQIPLLNLHLSPELMLRRMDSEKVMAFATTLMTQLSGAMASVVLLVMTVVFMLFEVRHVPYKLRFALSNPQIHIAGLHRALKGVSHYLALKTLISLWTGVIVWLGLLLLDVQFALMWGVLAFLLNYIPNIGSVLSAVPPMFQALLFNGVYEFVMVGALFLVVHMVLGNMVEPRMMGHRLGMSTLVVFLSLLVWGWLLGPVGMLLSVPLTSVCKIWMETTNGGSKLAILLGPGRPKSRLPG from the coding sequence ATGATTACCCCACATCCCGATAAAGCGGGCCTGCATATTTTGTTAAAACTGGCCTCGCTGGTCATTATTCTGGCGGGTATTCATGCGGCGGCAGATATTATTGTTCAGCTTCTGCTGGCGATCTTTTTTGCTATTGTGCTGAACCCGCTGGTGACCTGGTTCATCCGTCGGGGTGTTAAGCGTCCCGTCGCGATCACTATCGTGGTCATCGTAATGATGATCGTGCTGACCGCCCTGTTTGCAGTGCTGGCCGCCTCACTCAATGATTTTATCGCTCTGCTACCGAAATATAATAAAGAGCTGACCGGTAAAGTGATCTATTTACAGCGGCAAATTCCCCTGCTTAACCTGCACCTCTCACCTGAACTCATGCTCAGACGGATGGATTCTGAAAAGGTGATGGCCTTTGCCACCACCCTGATGACCCAACTTTCTGGCGCAATGGCAAGCGTGGTACTGCTGGTAATGACCGTGGTGTTTATGCTGTTTGAAGTACGCCACGTGCCTTATAAACTGCGTTTCGCGCTCTCTAATCCGCAAATCCACATTGCCGGTTTGCACCGCGCATTGAAGGGCGTTTCACATTACCTGGCCCTGAAAACACTGATTAGCTTATGGACCGGCGTGATTGTCTGGCTGGGCCTGTTACTGCTGGACGTGCAATTTGCGCTGATGTGGGGCGTGCTGGCCTTCCTGCTGAACTACATTCCCAATATCGGATCCGTGCTTTCGGCGGTGCCCCCGATGTTTCAGGCGCTGCTGTTTAACGGCGTGTATGAGTTTGTGATGGTTGGCGCGCTGTTCCTGGTGGTGCATATGGTGCTGGGCAATATGGTCGAACCGCGCATGATGGGGCACCGGCTGGGGATGTCGACGCTGGTGGTATTCCTGTCGTTACTGGTCTGGGGCTGGCTGCTCGGCCCGGTCGGGATGCTGCTTTCAGTCCCGCTCACCAGCGTTTGTAAGATCTGGATGGAAACCACCAACGGCGGCAGCAAACTGGCAATTCTGCTGGGGCCGGGAAGACCGAAAAGCCGATTGCCGGGATAA
- a CDS encoding DcrB family lipoprotein, with amino-acid sequence MRKMVKYVGIGLLVMGLAACDNNDSPSSSAQAASTESNATGQPVSLLDGKVTFSLPADMSDQSGKLGTQANNMHVYSDPTGQKAVIVIVGDDTSEGLDVLAKRLEDQQRNRDPQLQVVSNKPLTVKGHEMQQLDSIISAKGQTAWSSVVLSKVDNKLLTLQVTLPADDQQKAQTAAENIINTVVIK; translated from the coding sequence ATGTCGGTATTGGCCTGCTGGTGATGGGGCTTGCGGCCTGTGACAACAACGACTCGCCGTCCTCGTCCGCTCAGGCGGCCTCGACGGAAAGCAATGCCACCGGTCAGCCTGTTAGCCTGCTGGATGGGAAAGTGACCTTCTCATTACCGGCGGATATGTCTGACCAGAGCGGCAAGCTGGGAACTCAGGCCAATAACATGCACGTCTATTCCGACCCGACCGGGCAGAAAGCAGTGATTGTTATTGTTGGCGATGACACCAGCGAAGGTCTGGACGTACTGGCGAAACGTCTTGAAGATCAGCAGCGCAACCGCGATCCGCAGCTTCAGGTGGTCTCTAATAAGCCGCTGACCGTAAAAGGCCATGAAATGCAGCAGCTCGACAGCATCATTTCTGCGAAAGGCCAGACCGCATGGTCTTCCGTGGTACTGAGCAAGGTTGACAACAAACTGCTGACCCTGCAGGTTACGCTGCCTGCCGACGATCAGCAGAAAGCGCAAACTGCCGCGGAAAATATCATCAATACCGTTGTGATTAAATAA